AAACGGACGCTGATTCCTGGACTGTGGCGACCTGTCTGAAGGTGCCGATTCGCACTTCACCGATCTGCCTCTGAAGAAACCGGGGTTTGGGAATCGTGGATCCCTGtggaagaacaaaaaacaaacatatgatTTGTTTTAAGTGGGATCAAGAAATGAAAGTCGTGGTGAGTTGTGTTGTACGAGTCGTGGTGTTCATGGAAGCTCACAAAGATGTAGAGGAACTTGAGGATGCGTTTGTGAGTGAGGATGTGCAGGACGTTTCCTGACACCGGGTCGATGACCGGCAGCCGGTGGATCTTATTCTTCAACAGCGAGTAGATGGCGTCAAACAGACTGAAGACATGACAACACATGACGAGGACTTTAACCATCaagagagtgaggaggagagcctttttcccattgacttcaatacaatctgatttaTCTTCATCGCTCCCTGATGGTCATTGGACAGAATAAACTGGGCCTGGAGtttcaataaatgtttgatAGTAAGGATTATTTTAGTGCCTTCACCTGCAGTCAGGAGTGATGCTGATCAGTCTGTTATGAGCGTACTGGAGATAAATCTCTGCCAAAAAGGAGACACGAGgaattaaacagaaaaacagagcaggatgattttacagaaatgaaagggttgttttttttttacagacctCTCCACGTCTCTATCTTATGCTCTTCCAGCTCATAGATCTGAacctggacaaaaaaaaacaggcatcTCAGATCCAACAGTGGTGgtcttcatcatcactgccaccatcatcatcatcatcatcatctaatCTGGGAGTATTTAATTTCTACAGTCTTTACACATTAATTTGCTGTCAGTGTTTAATCCAGAGGTCGATACGAACCAGAGGAGACTTGTAGTAACGATGGAGAATGTTGATGAAGTCAGTGATGGTCAACAttcctgaacacacagacatggattCATCGTCAGTCCGAGTCAGTTACGTTACTACAACAATCACAACGAGGAGAaaatttggtttaaaatgaTTCATGTCATCAAGAAGAGCAGTTGTCTATTTCTGCAGAAGccctgaaagtgtgtttttttttttttttttttgtcagaataaacatttgatttccatttctggaaaaataaaaagattgcCCCTCAAATATCTTCCCAGAGAGCTACAAAGTTCagcctatttatttatttaatttttcattttctgtgtgaaatgtgaaaagttgagaaaaaagattttttttttccaggaagagaagagaagaagttcGGCTGGCTGAGTTTAGAAATCAACATTAGTTTCCTGATGCGTTaatgctgctgtgacattttacaCAACCTTTCCTCATGCTGAGTCCAAACTTTAAGTTACTGCCCAGCAGCAGATCTGGACTTACAGCATCTCCAATTTTAGAAGCACCAAAACTTCACTCagcgtttatttatttatattttttggtgCAGCTGCAGTTGACAGTCACATTTATGGCTGCTGCCGTTTGAACAGCGAGCAGAAAATGAACAGAGGCGGTCTAAATGTCATGACGATCAGCTCCGTGTCTTCAGTGACGGGAGtttgtaacacaacacaaatgttaaGAGGTCAACCTGATTTCCTCTAAATGTTAGCGCACAAACTGGTCCATATGAAACctgagctacacaacatctGAACACTTCTACTGTTTCACTCAGAAGAGTTTTTTTTCAGTATCATGTTAGAAACTCCCGGCTGAGTGACCACGACGACTCCACGTCACACATCTGACCTCCTGACCTTTGATCCGTTTCACAGCTGGAGCCTTTTTAGTCACTCCTGAAATCTCCCTgtttaaaatgtcaacacagACCTCttaaagatgttttattcaggtttaatttgtttttacatttcctgcATGCAGTCTGAATCGGAATTGAGGCTGTTGATGAACAGAGGGAAACGACAGTGATTCAGTTCATCGACACACCGAACAccttgaatgtgtgtgagatACGTTTCACGGCTCACCCACGAAACACTTCAGCTTGCTGTCCCACAGCGGCGCCGCCCTCACACCGTTGGCCACCAGAGCGAAGAACGCCTTCTTCACCTGGgaaataatcacacacacacgtgttcaGTCAGTTATCACAACGCTTGTGTGCACTTCATGCATTTTGTCAGTCCCGTACCTGCAGCGTTGTGTCAAAGATGACCAGTTTGGAGCTGGTGGGAATGGCGTCGTAGCAGCAGTGGCTCTTCATGAAGTTCATGTATATGAAGGTGTCGGGGTCAGTGCCTTCATGTGAGCAGCCTGCTGTCAACAAACAGATCACGACATACAGCACACAGGGAGCGAGAGAGTTTGGCGTTTGTGTTCTCGGCTGTCAGAAAATGAGAAGACAAAACTCTCCTTTACCAATGCTTTCCATTGAGAgagcctcttcctcctcatcttcatcctgctcTAGCTCAAATAACGGGATctggtgggggaggaggagaaacagttCAGGCTTTGCAGGCTGTTTGCAGACCTTTGCCCTGCCGTTTAACACCTGCAGCAAAGTCTGGTCGGTCATCCGGAAGACTTCCGAGTCACATAATTTGGAACAGGCTGTGCTGAAAAGATTCGCTGCAGAGGCAGCTGCGACTTAAAGTTTCAGATGGTGATTGGACTTCACATTCTTTCGCACTGAGGCGTCACAGTCCAGAGATAAGTGAGCTGAGACGTTTTCTAACAGGATCTGAAATCCTGCAGAGGTCATCCAGCATGTTGGATTCATCCTGTCAGTCACTGTCAGGTTGAGGTTGTGCCAAAGCTGACGCAACTTCAGAGGggtcaaaaaagaaacaggtcCAAACAATGACACTAGCTCATGTTTCTTTTGCGGAGAAGAAGCAAACAACTATTGTTGAGAAAAACGCTATAAACAGATCGAGAAAAGAAATTATGGAAAGAAGCGGATGTGAGGAAACCAGGGCGGACTATTAAACTGAGAATGAACCGAATGATTGAGCAGTAATGGCATCAAAATCGAGGTTTCGGGGGCTCTGATGACAACTCACAGCTTAACAACTTCAAAATTAGCATCAGTGGAGccccacacacactttgttcaGACACTACACACAGATATCTAAGTAGCTGACCCATAAATAGATGAGATTCACAATATATTCTGTTCATTAGAGCATGTTACACGTTATATTGTCTTTGAAATCAAGAAAAGTTTAGCAGGAGCGTTACAATCAAAGACTCAAATCCATTCGGCCAAATGTGGACAAAAAACCATATACAGGcagaattttttctttcttacaatTTTTCTGAGAAATGCAGTTGTCAAGTATTTCTGTGTTCTCATTATATGACAGATCATAATGAATAATGTGAATCAGGCTTTTCTTGTATTTGCAAACTTGCATTGAGTTTTAACGTTGAATTCCCAGTTCCCAGCTGCAGCTCGTatcgtgtctgtgtttgtgccacATCTGGTTGATTAAACTGCTTTTAAACTCAGCGGATGATGATAAAATACAACATTTCAGGTCGTGTTTCAGATTCACTTTGAGTTGCACATAAGTGGCTTCGTTTCCTGAAACTGGATTTCTGTTCTCTGAAGCTCAGGGTCTGCTGCATCACTGTCTCAGTCCTCGTGCCCACAAAACTATGATTAACAAAACCTATAAAAACACAACCCAagtttaaaacaatttttttggaTAGTTTAATATTGCTCATGGAAGAAAATGCACTGATTTAGAAATGCTCAGCATTATTTACCTTTAATCAGCTTCACTAGTTTAATATGGAAAATAATGATTTCAATGAAAGACCAGGCAGCTAAAAAGCCTCCTAAGAGttaattttacagaaacaaacatgcatatttGTTCTGCTTGACATTTCAGCATTAGTTCACATCCTGTCTGTGCTCGTGGGGATTTGGCTGTGCTCAAGTTACTGAGAACCGGCTATTcggttacaaacacacacacttcagtttgTAGAGTCAGCAGAGGTGGAAGAAGCACACAGGGTTGGAGTTTTACCTCTGGAACAGGCTCCATGGCTGAGGAGGGGGAGCAGGGATCAGCCTCTGGGGAACCAAACCCACCGGTGAAAACCtgagcatgaaaacaaaagactgCAACACTCCCACACGCTGCCGTCCACCTGAAACGTCTGTGAAGCTCTGCCACCATGTCAGACGAAGAAGTGATGAAAGAGTCCAGGCATGGCGAGGAGACAAAGGCAGAGAAGGGAAGCGGCGCTTGGGCTGGCAGATTCAGACAGCTGAGTCCGAACGTCTGGGAAAGACTGAGATCTAAATCTGGACTAAAGGGTGAGAGGCCTGTGGcattcagagagagagggaggggaaacacacacacatacacaatgttTGTGTGGCGGCagtacctcctcctcctcatcatcatcatcatcatcatcatcatctcctgcTGCTGGACTCACACGACTGAAGTCTGAAGGAAAATCATCCCAACCTGCTTTGGAAAACTCTCAGTTAGGAGCAAACTGTGAAGGAGGAGATGATCATGAGCCATAAAAATGTCTGCAGTTCATTTACGTGTAGTTCAAATTAATCAACTCCACCTGTTTATATGTTGGTCCATGTCTAAAAtatacatgaaaataaaattcattttaatgtaattagCAAATAACCAACTCAGCCactgttaaaagaaaaagagtctTGCAGCTTTAAGTTTGCCGTTGCTGCTTCGGGAGATGGTCCAAGTTTCTCTGGGACGTTACATGTCAAACTATTTATAGACGCTGAACAGCAGGAGACTGTCCccttactttttcacacagttgAGTTTAAATGCAGCCTTAAAATTCACTAAAACATTGGATCATGGATgtgaaaactattttaaaacgTTAAAAATTTACCAACAAAcctttgctttgctttaatAACTCCCTAATAACGAGAATGTTCTGGTCCAGTTTATGTTCTAATCACTCTGACGTGAAGCCATTAAAATGACTCACTATTAATAAATGCATATATTCAAACGGGCGACCCCTGATGGTTCCAGAGGGGAGTTCGGGTATTAATAGTTTACGACTATTTACAGAGTCCTAACACATTCAGGGCATCACGCTGGCTTTCTGTCTTTAGTCCTGCAGAGCTGCCAAACATTCTCTTCAAGTGACTGTTTGTTGTATAAATCATTAGAaattaataaagataaaatgagCGCATCatgaaaataatctgaaaaataataataataataatctgaaaGCTGAGAGGAAGGAAACGTCCCGATTAACACCATTTCTAACTTAACATGCTGAGAATTTATacctggaaaagaaaacaccGTAAACAAACAGCATTGTTTACAAAATACTATTAAACTGAccatcagtttttttaaatgtcactcaTATAAAGATGCATCGTGACACGTCCACCtcaaattacttttatttttgaaatcctGAGCAACTTACAAAGCCCTTTCGCATAGAAATTTTACAATTCCCAAGTTATAATCTCACACTTAACATTTTAGttataataaaaacatgttaaatttttgttatttcattttgtaataaatacataaatttcATGCGTGTAGCCGTAAAGTGGATGTGATGAAAACATGGTCGTTCACAAATAGCACCGTTCAAGAGCagacaaagtgcttcacaggaGAGGATGCAAAAtctataaataacaaataagagaaaaataaatgaaaccagCGGATCCGAACCCTAAAAGGAGAAAGTCTGGATCGAGGAACATCCAAAAAGAATCCCTGATCAGAGGAACTTTTCTGCTATTTCATGGCTGCAGTATCTGTTTAACATAGCCAGcgccttcatcatcatcatcagaggtAAGAGCCTCCGTCTTCTGTCAAattatcagtcatctgagcTTTTAGAGGTTTGAAACAACCTCAGAACTTTAGAATCAATCAGTGACCATCCGAACAGCGTGAATCTGGGTAACGGAAGACGTCTCGTATGACGGGTGCGAAGAAAACACTCTTCTAAAACCGGCCCAACCGACacaacagagcaggaaaaacttccttcaagaggcagaaacctcgggcagcACCAGGCAGGAGGAGATATGG
This portion of the Echeneis naucrates chromosome 21, fEcheNa1.1, whole genome shotgun sequence genome encodes:
- the prkag3b gene encoding 5'-AMP-activated protein kinase subunit gamma-3b isoform X1: MMMMMMMMMRRRRYCRHTNIVYVCVFPLPLSLNATGLSPFSPDLDLSLSQTFGLSCLNLPAQAPLPFSAFVSSPCLDSFITSSSDMVAELHRRFRWTAACGSVAVFCFHAQVFTGGFGSPEADPCSPSSAMEPVPEIPLFELEQDEDEEEEALSMESIAGCSHEGTDPDTFIYMNFMKSHCCYDAIPTSSKLVIFDTTLQVKKAFFALVANGVRAAPLWDSKLKCFVGMLTITDFINILHRYYKSPLVQIYELEEHKIETWREIYLQYAHNRLISITPDCSLFDAIYSLLKNKIHRLPVIDPVSGNVLHILTHKRILKFLYIFGSTIPKPRFLQRQIGEVRIGTFRQVATVQESASVYDALSIFVERRVSALPVVNEEGKVVALYSRFDVINLAAQKNYNNLNMTMREAIASRACWVEGVIKCYLHETLDTIIERIAKAEVHRLVLVDNDDVSVGYLSTHRSAFKSSEASCCLWADLFSSLLLPTLTFPQTLLKTMTVFLLFWL
- the prkag3b gene encoding 5'-AMP-activated protein kinase subunit gamma-3b isoform X3 yields the protein MMMMMMMMMRRRRYCRHTNIVYVCVFPLPLSLNATGLSPFSPDLDLSLSQTFGLSCLNLPAQAPLPFSAFVSSPCLDSFITSSSDMVAELHRRFRWTAACGSVAVFCFHAQVFTGGFGSPEADPCSPSSAMEPVPEIPLFELEQDEDEEEEALSMESIAGCSHEGTDPDTFIYMNFMKSHCCYDAIPTSSKLVIFDTTLQVKKAFFALVANGVRAAPLWDSKLKCFVGMLTITDFINILHRYYKSPLVQIYELEEHKIETWREIYLQYAHNRLISITPDCSLFDAIYSLLKNKIHRLPVIDPVSGNVLHILTHKRILKFLYIFGSTIPKPRFLQRQIGEVRIGTFRQVATVQESASVYDALSIFVERRVSALPVVNEEGKVVALYSRFDVINLAAQKNYNNLNMTMREAIASRACWVEGVIKCYLHETLDTIIERIAKAEVHRLVLVDNDDVVRGIVSLSDLLQALVLSPAGIDALYA
- the prkag3b gene encoding 5'-AMP-activated protein kinase subunit gamma-3b isoform X2 → MSVCSGMLTITDFINILHRYYKSPLVQIYELEEHKIETWREIYLQYAHNRLISITPDCSLFDAIYSLLKNKIHRLPVIDPVSGNVLHILTHKRILKFLYIFGSTIPKPRFLQRQIGEVRIGTFRQVATVQESASVYDALSIFVERRVSALPVVNEEGKVVALYSRFDVINLAAQKNYNNLNMTMREAIASRACWVEGVIKCYLHETLDTIIERIAKAEVHRLVLVDNDDVVRGIVSLSDLLQALVLSPADICSRSSL